A window of Citrus sinensis cultivar Valencia sweet orange chromosome 7, DVS_A1.0, whole genome shotgun sequence contains these coding sequences:
- the LOC107175530 gene encoding uncharacterized protein LOC107175530, protein MKEEPIRSGKFVQIEMDMLPTVSSSILSSVLADVPLISENVRDGIYTDVIFDREVQELRKELSRGACGEGQRSNQTDEEAECAICLEKEYSDESAMIRMQCSHIFHSDCITPWFEER, encoded by the exons ATGAAAGAGGAACCTATCCGTTCAGGAAAATTTGTCCAAATTGAGATGGATATGCTGCCCACTGTCTCTTCCTCAATTCTTTCAAGTGTGCTGGCTGATGTACCCTTGATTTCAGAAAACGTCCGCGACGG GATTTACACTGATGTAATTTTTGACCGGGAGGTTCAGGAGTTGAGGAAGGAACTCAGTAGAGGAGCTTGCGGGGAAGGGCAACGTAGTAATCAGACTGACGAGGAAGCTGAGTGTGCAATCTGTCTGGAGAAGGAGTACTCGGACGAGTCAGCAATGATTCGTATGCAGTGTTCGCATATATTTCACTCAGACTGCATTACCCCGTGGTTCGAAGAACGCTAA